The genomic segment AATCAGATGGCGACAGACTCTTCCGGCAATGTCTATTATGCCAACATCGCGCCGATCCCGAACCTGGACGATGCGCAGCGTGCAGCGTGTACGGTACCTGGTGGATTCGACGGATCACGTTCGGAGTGCATGTGGAAGAACGATCCTGATGCCGCCGCGCCAGGCATTATCGGCCCCAGCAAAATGCCGAGTCTGATCCGCACGGATTTTGTGACCAACAGCAATGATAGTTATTGGCTGGCCAATCCCCTTGCTCCCCTGACAGGATTCAACAGCAGCCTTGGCACGGTAAACACCGCACGGAGCTTCCGTACCCGCGCTGGATTGGCACAGGTCATGGAGCGGATCGCCGGTAGCGACGGCAAGGGCGCTGGAAAATTTACGCTTGATCAGTTGCAGCAGTTGATCACGGACAACGTGTCCCAAACGGGGCGGGCGCTGCGAGATGACCTCGTCACGCTTTGCCAAAAGAATCCATCGGTAACGATGTCTAACGGGACGGCGGTAGATATCAGTGCCGCTTGCCCGGTTCTTGCCGCATGGGATTTGCGCTTTACGCTCGACAGTCGTGGAGCCCCCCTGTTCCGCGAATTTGCAGTGACGACTCCAACCTTGCGGAACTATGCGGTGCCGTTTAGTGCCTCGGACCCCGTAAATACCCCGCGTGGTCTCGACACCAACAGCAACCCCGATGTACTGAAAGCACTTGCTACCGCTGTCAAACGTCTACGGGATGCCAACATTCCACTCGATGCAAGATTGCGAGAGCTCCAGTACGTCACCCGCAACGGTGAACGAATTCCAATCCACGGTGGCCCCGAGGCGCCAGGGGTGCTCAACATCATCAATGCCACCTTTACAGCAAGCGTTGGCGGTTACCCAGATGTTACCGGAGCCTCCTCCAGCTGGATGATGGCGGTGGAATATAAAGAGGGTGGCCCCGTGGCGCGTGGGGTAATGGCCTATTCGCAGACGACAAACCCGAACTCACCTCATTTCGCTGATCAGACAAAGGCATTTTCACAGGGGAACTGGATGAATCTTCCCTTCCGGGAAGCTGATGTTGCGGCAGCAGCGACGGAAACACTGCAGATTAAAGAGTAACGGATCGGACCCGCCGAGATGATTTTCTCGGCGGGCCACCTATTTAGAATATCTTTATAAATGCCTCAAGCCCGTTCTGAACAGGTGCTAGGCTATTAGCCTGTTACTGACCATGCAATATGGCTCTGGACAGTGAATGAACTTATCCAGGTAGTGCCCGCTTAGGCAACACCTCTTGGCCGCTGCCCGCATTAGCCAATTTGTTGCCGTTGAGTCTCTGACCTGCGAAGCAGCTATTGAGGCCGATCCTTCGGCTATGTCCTTTGATGGCACGTTGCTGCCGTTGGCGACGATATACCTCAATGGCCGTTCAGGCCGAGAAACGGAAGGGAAATGGTGGTAACGATTTCAAAGAAAAAGCCCGACATGAGTCGGGCTTTTTATTAACGCACCATTTGTCCGACGGACTTTATTCTCGTCCGACAGACTTGATTGTTTCCGATCCAATCATCACCACAGCGTCTCCCGTTCCGCCGTGGCGGTGATCTTGTGGATGCTCAGGTCGGCGCCCTCGTATTCCTCTTCCGGGTCGAGGCGGATGCCTACGGTCTTTTTCAGCAGGCCATAAATGGCCAGACCGCCGGCGAAGGCGATGGCCACGCCCAGGGTGGTACCGATCAACTGGGACACCAGGCTCACGCCGCCCAGGCCACCCAGGGCCTTGGCGCCGAAGATGCCGGCGGCGATGCCGCCCCAGGCGCCGCAGAGGCCGTGCAGGGGCCAGACGCCGAGCACATCATCGATCTTCCAGCGGTTCTGGGTCAGAGTGAATAGTTGCACGAAGAGCAGCCCGGCGATGACGCCGGTCACCAGAGCGCCCAGGGGATGCATCAGGTCGGAGCCGGCGCAGACGGCCACCAGGCCGGCCAGGGGGCCGTTATGGACGAAGCCCGGGTCGTTCCTGCCCAGCACCAGAGCGGCCAGGGTGCCGCCCACCATGGCCATCAGGGAGTTCATGGCCACCAGGCCGGAGATCTTGTCCAGGGTCTGGGCGCTCATGACATTGAAGCCGAACCAGCCCACCACCAGAATCCAGGCGCCGAGAGCAAGGAAGGGAATACTGGAGGGCGGATGGGCAGCGATAGCGCCATCTCTGGAATAGCGCCCGCGCCGGGCGCCCAGCATCAGCACCGCGCCCAGGCCGATCCAGCCGCCCACGGCATGGACCACCACGGAGCCGGCGAAGTCGTGGAAGTTCTCTCCGAAGCTGGCCTTGAGCCAGTCCTGGATGCCATAGGCATTATTCCAGGCAATGCCCTCGAAGAAGGGATAGACGAAGCCCACCAGCAGAAAGGTGGCCGCCAGTTGGGGATTGAAGCGGGCCCGCTCGGCGATGCCGCCGGAAACGATGGCGGGGATGGCGGCGGCGAAGGTCAGCAGGAAGAAGAACTTGGTCAGCTCAAAACCGCCCTTCTGGGCCAGTTGCTCGGCGCCGGCAAAGAAGTTCACCCCGTAGGCGATGCTGTAGCCGATGAAGAAATAGGCCAGGGTCGAGACCGAGAAGTCGGTGAGGATTTTCACCAGGGCATTGACCTGGTTCTTCTTGCGTACCGTGCCCAACTCCAGGAAGGCAAAGCCGGCATGCATGGCCAGGATCATGATGGCGCCGAGGAGGATGAACAATACGTCGGCGGAAGTCTTCAGGGGTTCCATTCTGGTGCTCCGTTACTCAATGGGGCACCAAAAAAGCAACAACCATACCCACGGTATGTATTGTTTTAATTCAATCATTTATTAACGAGCGTCCAGAAAATTGGCACTGTAATGGTGCCTTTTGCGATACAGCAAGCACAGAGATGGTGCCTTCATGGCTGCTTATGGCGCCTCGCCCTGGTCTGGTGCATATCCCCTGGGCAGCAATGTCCACATCCGGCCCTTCTGCTTCATGCGGCCGGCCCGAGTGCCGGCTTCGCTGCCGCTGCCCCAGTAGAAGTCGGCCCGCACTGGCCCGCGGATGGCGCCGCCGGTGTCCTGGGCCAGCATCAGGCGGCGCAGGGGCGTGTCGGAGAGGGGCTGGGTGGTGTCCAGCCAGACCGGGGCACCCAGGGGGGTGGCGCGCCTATCCACGGCGATACTGCGTTCCGGCGTGAGGGGCACGCCCAGGGCGCCCGGCGGGCCGTTGCCCGTGACCGGCAGTTCGCGGAAAAACACCAGGCTGGGATTGGCGTTGAGCAGCTCCTGGAGCCGGCCCGGATTGCTTTCCGCCCATTGGCGGATGCCCTGCATGGAGGCCTGGTCGGCCTTGAGTTCGCCCCGGTCGATCAGCCAGCGGCCAATGGAGCGGTAGGGGTGGCCGTTCTGGTCGGCATAGCCGATGCGTATGCGGTTGCCATCGCTGAGTTGCACCTGGCCCGAGCCCTGGATCTGGAGGAAAAAGAAGTCCACCGGATCACTCACCCAGAGCAGGGCGTTCTTCGCCCGCTGATTTTCCTGAAGGCTCCATTCGGCCCGGGAGTAATAGGGGACCAGCTTGCGGCCCTCGATGCGCCCCCGCAGGCGCAGGTTCTTCAGCTCGGGGTAGAGCGAGGAAAGGTCCACGGTGATCATGTCCTCCGGCGGGCCGAAGACGGGCACGTCGTAGCGCTTGCTGCGGTTGCGGCTGCCCCGCACCAGGGGTTCGTAATAGCCGGTGACCAGGCCCTCCCGGCCGCCGTCGGGGTTGACCAGCACCCAGGGCTGGAAGTGGGCCTCGAACCAGGCCCGGGGATCGAAGCCGGCCTGCTCCCGCGCCGCGCCGCGGGCCGCTGTGCAGGCGTCCTGCCAGAGGGGTTGCCGGGCCAGGCCATTGCAGGAGGCCCGGAAGGCGTCGAAACTGGCCGCCAGATCCTCCGCCGGGGCTTCGCTCCAGCCTGGCAGATCGGACCAGGCGGCGCCTTGCAGGGGTTTTTCCGGTGGCTTGGGAACTTCCGGCAGGGGGCAGGCTTGGCAGACCGGGCAGGGCGCGCAGGCCCCTACCGGCGCGGCATCGGCGGTGGGGCGCAGGGCTGGCTGGCTGCAGCCGGCCAGCAGGGCCAGCAACAGCAGGGAGGAGAGTAGGCGGGGCATGTTCTGCTAGAGTGCTGCGTCCTTGGTGGGCAGGCGATTATCCCATGGCGGTTCCCCGGAACTGGCCGCGCTT from the Denitratisoma oestradiolicum genome contains:
- a CDS encoding ammonium transporter, with the protein product MEPLKTSADVLFILLGAIMILAMHAGFAFLELGTVRKKNQVNALVKILTDFSVSTLAYFFIGYSIAYGVNFFAGAEQLAQKGGFELTKFFFLLTFAAAIPAIVSGGIAERARFNPQLAATFLLVGFVYPFFEGIAWNNAYGIQDWLKASFGENFHDFAGSVVVHAVGGWIGLGAVLMLGARRGRYSRDGAIAAHPPSSIPFLALGAWILVVGWFGFNVMSAQTLDKISGLVAMNSLMAMVGGTLAALVLGRNDPGFVHNGPLAGLVAVCAGSDLMHPLGALVTGVIAGLLFVQLFTLTQNRWKIDDVLGVWPLHGLCGAWGGIAAGIFGAKALGGLGGVSLVSQLIGTTLGVAIAFAGGLAIYGLLKKTVGIRLDPEEEYEGADLSIHKITATAERETLW
- the mltA gene encoding murein transglycosylase A; the encoded protein is MPRLLSSLLLLALLAGCSQPALRPTADAAPVGACAPCPVCQACPLPEVPKPPEKPLQGAAWSDLPGWSEAPAEDLAASFDAFRASCNGLARQPLWQDACTAARGAAREQAGFDPRAWFEAHFQPWVLVNPDGGREGLVTGYYEPLVRGSRNRSKRYDVPVFGPPEDMITVDLSSLYPELKNLRLRGRIEGRKLVPYYSRAEWSLQENQRAKNALLWVSDPVDFFFLQIQGSGQVQLSDGNRIRIGYADQNGHPYRSIGRWLIDRGELKADQASMQGIRQWAESNPGRLQELLNANPSLVFFRELPVTGNGPPGALGVPLTPERSIAVDRRATPLGAPVWLDTTQPLSDTPLRRLMLAQDTGGAIRGPVRADFYWGSGSEAGTRAGRMKQKGRMWTLLPRGYAPDQGEAP